From a region of the Cervus canadensis isolate Bull #8, Minnesota chromosome 33, ASM1932006v1, whole genome shotgun sequence genome:
- the LOC122433852 gene encoding retinoic acid early transcript 1E-like isoform X1 yields the protein MLLKLQGGKSLSHTTGHLLLILLLTEAGKTLGNAHSLCLDLTVKKQSRPGQPWCQVQGSVDTKPFLQFDSDRNKVRPLGFLGEEVNDTKAWTELSQMLGEAGRELRMVLPVIKLDKKEMRGPPSLQVRLWCQREAEQCSGGSLLFSLNGQTALLLDTMSITWTVIDPGATGLKEEWENNQELAEYFRKISTGDCSYWLREFLEHWENMLLPEPQEREMWTCKEETDTGRQDPREECHGRTEIDTSSATPRVSGNHRAVHGPSVVSASLRPHGLQPTRLLCPWILQARILGWVAVSFSMQPPVVRKRQDGASLRAFREGPTDTLISDF from the exons ATGCTCCTAAAACTGCAGGGAGGAAAGTCACTGTCTCACACCACAGGTCATCTTTTGCTGATACTGCTGCTGACTGAAGCTGGGAAGACTCTGGGCA ATGCCCACTCTCTGTGCCTTGACCTCACTGTCAAAAAACAGTCCAGACCGGGCCAGCCCTGGTGTCAAGTCCAGGGCTCCGTGGACACAAAGCCTTTCCTCCAGTTTGACAGTGACAGGAACAAGGTCAGACCTTTGGGTTTCCTGGGGGAGGAGGTAAACGACACCAAAGCGTGGACTGAACTGAGCCAAATGCtgggagaagcaggaagagagcTCAGGATGGTCCTGCCTGTCATCAAACTGGACAAAAAGGAGATGAGGG GTCCTCCCTCCCTGCAGGTCAGGCTGTGGTGTCAGCGTGAAGCCGAGCAATGCTCTGGTGGGTCCTTGCTCTTCAGCCTCAATGGACAGACAGCCCTCCTCCTTGACACCATGAGCATAACCTGGACAGTCATCGATCCTGGAGCCACAGGCCTCAAGGAGGAGTGGGAGAACAACCAGGAACTGGCAGAGTATTTCAGGAAGATCTCAACGGGAGACTGCAGTTATTGGCTTAGGGAATTCCTGGAACACTGGGAGAACATGCTGCTCCCAGAGCCACAG GAGAGGGAAATGTGGACATGCAAAGAAGAGACGGATACAGGGAGACAAGACCCACGGGAAGAGTGTCATGGAAGGACAGAAATAGACACGAGCTCCGCAACGCCAAGGGTTTCCGGGAACCACAGAGCTGTGCACGGTCCCTcggtcgtgtccgcctctttgcggccccatggactgcagcccaccaggctcctctgtccatggattctccaggcaagaatactggggtgggtcgccgtttccttctccatgcaacCACCAGTAGTCAGGAAGAGACAAGATGGAGCCTCCCTTAGAGCCTTCAGAGAGGGccctactgacaccttgatttcagacttctaa